In Trifolium pratense cultivar HEN17-A07 linkage group LG7, ARS_RC_1.1, whole genome shotgun sequence, a genomic segment contains:
- the LOC123898246 gene encoding gibberellin 20 oxidase 2-like, producing MQVLNPSMLFAPPNTKENFMNEQKQCHDTSFLPCQITNIPSEFIWPEHEKPCLTPPKLEVPPIDLKAFLSNDPKAISNVCSKVNDACKKHGFFLVVNHGVDKNLITQAHKLVDDFFCMQLCEKQRAQRKVGEHCGYANSFIGRFSSKLPWKETLSFRYTADESCRTVEDYFVNVMGEDFRQFGSVYQEYCEAMSNLSLRIMELLGMSLGVDKEYFRELFEGNDSVMRLNYYPPCKNPDLALGTGPHCDPTSLTILHQDQVEGLQVLVDGTWHSVVPKEDAFVVNIGDTFMALSNGIFKSCLHRAVVNDKIVRKSLAFFLCPSEDKVVTPPKELINKENPRIYPNFKWPSLHEFTQKHYRADERTLDAFSRWLQERNN from the exons ATGCAAGTGCTTAATCCATCAATGCTATTTGCACCCccaaatacaaaagaaaattttatgaaTGAACAAAAACAATGTCATGATACATCTTTTCTACCTTGTCAAATTACCAACATACCCTCAGAATTCATTTGGCCAGAACATGAAAAACCATGTCTAACACCACCAAAACTTGAAGTTCCACCAATTGACTTAAAAGCTTTTCTCTCTAATGATCCAAAAGCAATTTCAAATGTTTGTTCAAAAGTGAACGATGCATGCAAAAAACATGGTTTTTTCTTAGTTGTTAACCATGGAGTTGATAAAAATCTCATAACTCAAGCTCATAAGCTTGTTGATGATTTCTTTTGCATGCAACTATGTGAGAAACAAAGAGCTCAAAGAAAAGTTGGAGAACATTGTGGTTATGCTAATAGTTTCATTGGAAGATTTTCTTCTAAACTTCCTTGGAAGGAAACACTTTCTTTTCGTTACACTGCTGATGAGTCTTGTAGAACTGTGGAGGACTATTTTGTAAATGTCATGGGGGAAGATTTTAGACAATTTGG GAGTGTGTACCAAGAATATTGTGAAGCTATGAGCAATCTTTCTCTTAGGATAATGGAGCTTCTTGGGATGAGTCTAGGAGTTGACAAAGAATATTTCAGAGAACTCTTTGAAGGAAATGACTCAGTAATGAGATTGAATTACTATCCACCATGTAAAAATCCTGATTTAGCTTTAGGAACTGGACCCCATTGTGACCCTACTTCCTTAACCATTCTCCACCAAGATCAAGTTGAAGGTCTCCAAGTGCTTGTGGATGGAACATGGCACTCAGTTGTTCCCAAAGAAGATGCCTTTGTGGTCAACATTGGTGATACATTTATG gCTCTATCAAATGGGATATTCAAGAGTTGCTTGCATAGAGCAGTTGTAAATGACAAAATAGTGAGAAAATCACTTGCATTTTTTCTATGTCCAAGTGAAGACAAAGTTGTGACTCCTCCAAAAGAGCTTATAAACAAGGAGAATCCAAGGATATATCCAAACTTCAAATGGCCAAGTTTGCATGAATTTACACAAAAACATTATAGGGCTGATGAAAGAACACTTGATGCTTTTTCAAGGTGGCTACAAGAGAGAAACAACTAA
- the LOC123895725 gene encoding polygalacturonate 4-alpha-galacturonosyltransferase-like: MAPKRGIQFVKNGSKGIHFPVLRFLLFCVLVPTVFFFGRGFHVADQDDISAVPNTQPIAKWREWHALQDLKSIFSKEVFDVIVSSTDDMGPLSLDNFRKNLSASWRVVGLETSNVAVEVKQPTTHVRQEKPKVKEGKSSEGLAKWTDSPARQVRRQLIEKRREKRAAELLKMDNEVIVKLENAAIDRSRSVESAVLGKYNIWRKEVENENADSSVRFMRDQIIMARVYASIAEMKDMLELYQELQFRLKESQHALGDAITDSDLHHSTREQIKAMGQVLSKARGQLYDCKLVPVKLRAMLQTADEQVRSLKKQSTFLSQLAAKTIPNGIHCLSMRLTIDYYLLPPEKRKFPRSENLENPSLYHYALFSDNVLAASVVVNSAVINAKDPSKHVFHLVTDKLNFGAMNMWFLLNPPGKATIHVENVDDFKWLNSSYCPVLRQLESSKMKDYYFKAGHPTLTSGASNMKYRNPKYLSMLNHLRFYLPEVYPKLDKILFLDDDIVVQKDLTGLWEVDLQGKVNGAVETCGESFHRFDKYLNFSNPHIARNFDPNACGWAYGMNVFDLKEWKKKDITGIYHKWQNMNEDRVLWKLGTLPPGLMTFYGLTHPLNKSWHVLGLGYSPTVDRSVIENAAVVHYNGNMKPWLEIAMSKYRPYWTKYVKYNHPYLKNCKLLE, encoded by the exons ATGGCGCCAAAGCGAGGGATTCAGTTTGTCAAGAACGGAAGCAAAGGAATTCATTTTCCTGTTTTGAGATTCCTTCTCTTCTGTGTTCTTGTTCCCACTGTTTTCTTCTTTGGTCGTGGTTTTCATGTTGCTG ATCAAGATGATATTTCAGCTGTTCCAAATACACAG CCGATTGCCAAATGGAGAGAATGGCATGCATTGCAAGAcctcaaatcaattttttcgaAAGAG gtctTTGATGTTATTGTATCCAGCACAGATGATATGGGGCCTTTGAGTCTTGacaattttagaaaaaatttgtCTGCGTCATGGAGAGTTGTTGGATTAGAGACTTCAAATGTTGCCGTTGAG gtAAAGCAACCAACAACACATGTTAGACAAGAAAAACCAAAGGTGAAGGAAGGAAAATCTTCAG AGGGTCTCGCTAAGTGGACTGATAGCCCTGCACGACAAGTCCGAAGG CAATTAATAGAAAAAAGGCGGGAAAAGCGTGCCGCCGAGTTGCTAAAGATGGACAATGAAGTAATCGTAAAACTTGAAAATGCAGCTATTGACCGCTCAAGATCTGTTGAGTCAGCTGTACTGGGTAAATACAACATTTGGAGGAAAGAAGTTGAGAATGAAAATGCTGATTCTTCTGTTCGATTTATGCGGGACCAGATCATTATGGCTAGGGTATATGCGAGTATTGCAGAGATGAAGGACATGCTTGAACTGTACCAAGAGTTGCAATTTCGGCTCAAAGAGAGTCAACATGCTTTAGGTGATGCAATTACTGATTCAGATCTTCATCACAG TACACGTGAACAAATAAAGGCCATGGGCCAAGTTCTGTCAAAAGCACGAGGGCAATTGTATGACTGCAAGTTGGTCCCTGTAAAACTGAGAGCAATGCTACAAACAGCTGATGAGCAAGTTAGGAGCTTGAAGAAACAAAGCACATTTCTCAGTCAGTTGGCTGCCAAGACCATACCAAATGGAATTCATTGCTTATCTATGCGTCTCACAATAGATTACTACCTCCTTCCTCCTGAAAAGAGGAAGTTCCCTAGGAGTGAGAACTTGGAAAATCCCAGTCTTTATCATTATGCACTATTTTCAGACAATGTGTTGGCTGCATCTGTTGTTGTGAACTCAGCTGTTATAAATGCAAAG GATCCTTCAAAGCATGTTTTCCACCTTGTTACTGATAAACTCAATTTTGGAGCCATGAACATGTGGTTTCTTTTGAACCCTCCTGGAAAAGCTACAATCCATGTTGAAAATGTGGATGATTTTAAGTGGTTGAACTCATCTTACTGCCCTGTATTACGGCAGCTTGAATCTTCAAAAATGAAAGATTATTATTTCAAGGCAGGCCATCCAACCCTTACTTCTGGTGCTTCCAATATGAAATATAGGAACCCAAAATATCTCTCAATGCTCAACCATTTGAGATTCTATCTTCCTGAAGTTTATCCTAAATTAGATAAAATCCTTTTTCTCGATGACGACATCGTTGTTCAGAAGGATTTGACTGGATTATGGGAAGTTGATCTTCAGGGCAAAGTCAACGGTGCAGTCGAAACATGTGGTGAGAGCTTTCACCGATTTGACAAATATCTTAACTTTTCAAATCCACATATTGCACGAAATTTTGATCCAAATGCTTGTGGTTGGGCATATGGGATGAACGTATTTGATCTCAAGGAGTGGAAAAAGAAGGATATCACTGGCATATATCACAAGTGGCAAAATATG AATGAAGACAGAGTGCTGTGGAAGCTGGGTACATTACCTCCAGGGCTAATGACATTCTATGGGCTGACACATCCGCTAAATAAATCGTGGCATGTCCTTGGTTTGGGTTATAGTCCAACTGTAGATCGATCAGTGATAGAAAATGCGGCAGTTGTACACTACAATGGTAATATGAAGCCGTGGCTAGAGATTGCCATGTCAAAGTATCGGCCTTACTGGACTAAATATGTCAAATACAATCATCCCTATCTTAAGAACTGTAAGTTACTTGAATAG